A genome region from Rhizobium jaguaris includes the following:
- the phnF gene encoding phosphonate metabolism transcriptional regulator PhnF, with translation MSSSPSGSSAQPRWKTIVETLHREILDGEFDAEGRLPADTKVAERFGVSRMTSRKALAMLQNKGLIRIEHGRGAFIENDVLEYRMASRVTFPQNVRANNQLPSRKLISFESRPADRWICSCLDLVPGTIVLAVQLIAESNGRPVAFSTNFLEKRRFSGFVEAMGPEADVESAMAKFGFVSLWPGTAKVIARMPTEEEAKLLDQSLSRPIVEKQAVQVDEKGSPVWCHVTCYAADRIQFVFDGAEVGR, from the coding sequence ATGAGCTCATCCCCCTCCGGGTCCTCAGCACAACCCCGTTGGAAAACGATTGTGGAGACGTTGCATCGCGAAATTCTGGACGGAGAGTTTGACGCGGAAGGGCGTTTGCCCGCAGACACAAAAGTAGCCGAGCGCTTTGGCGTTAGCCGCATGACCTCGCGCAAGGCGCTCGCGATGCTTCAGAATAAAGGACTTATCAGGATAGAACACGGCCGAGGAGCATTCATCGAAAACGATGTGCTCGAATATCGTATGGCCTCACGCGTTACATTTCCTCAGAATGTCCGGGCCAACAATCAATTGCCCAGCCGAAAGCTGATCTCCTTCGAAAGTAGGCCGGCTGACAGGTGGATATGTTCCTGCCTCGACCTTGTTCCTGGAACTATTGTACTGGCCGTTCAGCTAATCGCAGAAAGCAATGGCCGACCGGTTGCCTTTAGCACCAATTTCCTGGAAAAGCGCAGGTTCTCGGGTTTCGTAGAAGCTATGGGGCCGGAGGCAGATGTCGAATCCGCAATGGCGAAATTTGGATTTGTATCCTTGTGGCCCGGAACTGCCAAGGTAATCGCGCGGATGCCGACAGAAGAGGAAGCAAAGCTACTCGATCAATCCCTGTCGAGACCGATCGTCGAAAAGCAAGCCGTGCAAGTGGACGAGAAGGGTAGTCCCGTATGGTGCCATGTTACCTGCTACGCCGCTGATCGCATCCAGTTTGTTTTCGATGGTGCCGAAGTAGGTAGGTAA
- a CDS encoding mandelate racemase/muconate lactonizing enzyme family protein: MGHCRKMCRSSLIYEMIGGLQRDKAPFVAYGYPVNPEICGTKEVPGRLAEWAVEAVELTGATYFEFKIGRCNDLQCDIDTVHAVREALGEKIEIGVDVNMTYSSEAATYFLDKTMPASISNVEEPVASLSEMDRLRADYGIPLSSHCTNLDAIKPYPNIDAIVPDISLLGGIDSTLELLAAARALGKRCWLRSMWELGIAFAAMCHVGISRPELSRPAQSLAGFAEDDLIKGQPWRVRNGGVRPPDRPGLGIELNYLALAKYKVA, encoded by the coding sequence ATGGGACATTGCAGGAAAATGTGCCGATCTTCCCTTATATACGAGATGATTGGTGGTTTGCAACGCGACAAGGCCCCATTCGTTGCTTACGGCTACCCGGTAAACCCGGAGATTTGCGGCACAAAAGAGGTGCCAGGTCGTCTCGCGGAGTGGGCGGTCGAAGCGGTTGAGCTCACCGGAGCTACTTACTTCGAATTCAAGATCGGCCGTTGCAACGATCTTCAATGCGACATCGACACCGTTCACGCCGTGCGTGAGGCATTAGGGGAAAAGATCGAAATTGGGGTAGATGTCAACATGACGTACTCCTCCGAAGCCGCAACCTACTTTCTCGACAAAACTATGCCGGCATCCATATCGAACGTGGAGGAACCGGTTGCGAGTCTCTCGGAAATGGACCGCCTGCGAGCCGATTACGGAATCCCACTTTCGAGCCATTGCACAAACCTTGATGCAATAAAGCCCTATCCAAATATCGACGCCATTGTTCCAGATATTTCTCTGCTCGGCGGCATCGACTCCACGCTGGAGCTTCTTGCCGCGGCAAGAGCACTGGGAAAACGTTGCTGGCTGAGGTCAATGTGGGAGCTCGGCATCGCCTTCGCGGCAATGTGCCACGTTGGGATTTCCCGGCCGGAGTTGAGCAGGCCTGCTCAATCACTCGCCGGTTTTGCGGAAGACGATCTCATTAAGGGGCAGCCATGGCGCGTCCGGAACGGGGGGGTTCGCCCGCCCGATCGACCCGGGCTTGGTATTGAGTTGAATTATCTGGCCCTTGCCAAGTATAAAGTTGCCTAG
- a CDS encoding class I SAM-dependent methyltransferase: MTHDFKDETWSRFSVASRYYKNRVPLSDNVISCLVRYTELHAENAVVADIGAGTGLLASTLANRGFRGYAVEPNASMRAEGERIHGRDFSFQWVNGTAECTGLKHEAVDWICMANAFHWVDASEAVGEFQRVLSPGGYASVIWVLPDFTNDPLRTCIEAKIEEMEPGLDRAYRRALEVMENVEASLQSSGSLHDCIYIASDHTVHMEKLRYINVFRSVQDIPNQIGPSRWARVLAAIEDVISLADEIAPLYRTYSWTVRK; this comes from the coding sequence TTGACTCATGACTTCAAAGACGAAACTTGGTCGAGGTTCTCGGTCGCATCACGCTACTACAAAAATCGTGTGCCGCTATCTGATAATGTTATTTCATGCCTCGTCCGGTACACCGAATTGCATGCCGAGAATGCAGTCGTTGCGGATATCGGTGCCGGCACGGGACTGCTAGCATCAACCCTCGCCAACCGGGGTTTTCGTGGTTATGCCGTGGAGCCAAACGCCTCCATGAGAGCGGAAGGTGAGCGCATTCACGGACGCGATTTCTCTTTCCAGTGGGTAAACGGAACAGCGGAATGCACCGGGCTGAAGCATGAGGCTGTTGATTGGATTTGCATGGCTAACGCCTTTCATTGGGTGGACGCCAGCGAGGCTGTGGGGGAGTTTCAGCGCGTTCTGTCGCCCGGGGGATATGCCTCAGTCATCTGGGTCCTACCCGACTTCACAAACGACCCGCTGAGGACATGCATCGAGGCTAAGATCGAAGAGATGGAGCCAGGGTTAGACCGAGCCTACAGAAGAGCACTAGAAGTAATGGAGAACGTCGAAGCCTCTCTCCAGTCATCCGGATCATTGCACGATTGCATCTATATTGCATCAGATCATACTGTGCATATGGAAAAACTGCGTTACATCAACGTATTTCGAAGTGTTCAGGATATACCAAACCAGATTGGCCCAAGTCGTTGGGCACGGGTTCTTGCCGCTATAGAAGATGTAATCAGCTTAGCAGACGAAATCGCCCCACTTTACAGAACATACTCATGGACTGTCAGGAAGTGA
- a CDS encoding CDP-alcohol phosphatidyltransferase family protein — MKVTPEADRPRSILSPLQDAANLVTLAGTAFSALAIIAAITGDIHLSMSLALFAVALDWIDGIIARRAHNRMPAAGEVGPFLDCFADFLSSSLAPATIALSLNGIGAWQAIAFTFIVLCGVIRLSYFNAFGATGDGRVQGLPIAHNIPLLAVFTPLYPIVIGKGFGVAFELVTIALSILNICSFYFPRGRDTVVPHVMTGVLLLIGINLVAGLLR; from the coding sequence ATGAAAGTTACCCCAGAAGCAGATAGGCCCCGGTCAATTCTCAGCCCGCTGCAGGACGCCGCCAACCTTGTGACTTTGGCCGGGACAGCCTTCTCAGCGCTGGCCATCATTGCCGCTATCACCGGCGACATCCACCTGTCAATGAGCCTCGCGCTCTTCGCTGTCGCTCTCGATTGGATCGATGGAATCATTGCACGCCGCGCACATAACAGGATGCCGGCAGCAGGTGAGGTCGGCCCATTTCTGGACTGCTTTGCCGATTTCCTAAGCAGCAGTCTTGCTCCGGCAACGATTGCGCTTTCCTTAAACGGTATCGGTGCCTGGCAGGCAATCGCCTTCACGTTTATCGTCCTCTGTGGTGTTATCCGCTTAAGTTATTTCAATGCCTTCGGAGCTACCGGCGATGGGCGAGTACAAGGACTGCCGATCGCCCACAACATTCCGCTCCTGGCGGTTTTCACGCCTTTGTACCCAATTGTCATTGGGAAGGGGTTTGGGGTTGCCTTTGAGCTTGTGACCATTGCCCTTTCGATTTTGAACATCTGCTCGTTCTATTTCCCTCGGGGCCGAGACACCGTCGTACCGCATGTGATGACAGGAGTTCTCCTGCTAATAGGCATCAACCTAGTCGCGGGGCTGCTGAGGTAA
- a CDS encoding GHMP kinase, whose amino-acid sequence MQTIAWAAPSATPGLQFSPIEREKAHRAVMLFLRNHLKRGEGVDVQVCSNIPMGFGLGSSTADIVAAVRACARALGCGISPKEIFQIAVKAEEASDGTMFRGNACLVAHREGRVLETFAKSLPHFGLVSFNASPDRPVDTICFEPARYNEDEVGEFQELLRMASRAIANDDAALLGQTATRSALINERFLPQPRFQEVLESSLCSGGLGVQVAHSGRMIGVMVAPDIGVIQLKRLLGGLREIGFLPTYYPALA is encoded by the coding sequence GTGCAAACCATTGCTTGGGCGGCTCCGTCCGCAACACCCGGGCTGCAGTTTTCGCCGATTGAGCGGGAGAAGGCCCATCGGGCTGTGATGCTATTCCTGCGGAATCATCTCAAGCGCGGAGAAGGAGTTGACGTTCAGGTCTGCTCCAACATACCAATGGGCTTCGGTCTTGGCTCATCCACAGCCGACATTGTGGCCGCTGTGCGCGCATGTGCACGTGCCCTAGGGTGCGGCATCTCTCCCAAAGAGATCTTCCAGATCGCCGTTAAGGCGGAGGAGGCCAGCGACGGAACGATGTTCAGAGGGAACGCCTGTCTGGTCGCCCATCGTGAAGGACGGGTTCTCGAGACCTTTGCCAAGAGCCTCCCGCATTTCGGCCTCGTGAGCTTCAATGCCAGCCCTGATCGTCCCGTCGATACAATCTGCTTCGAACCCGCTCGCTACAACGAAGATGAAGTTGGCGAGTTCCAGGAACTCTTAAGAATGGCCTCTCGTGCTATTGCCAATGACGACGCCGCTCTGTTGGGACAGACCGCCACTCGTAGCGCGCTCATCAACGAACGCTTCTTGCCCCAGCCACGTTTTCAAGAAGTGCTCGAATCCTCCCTGTGTTCTGGCGGCTTGGGAGTTCAAGTCGCCCACAGTGGACGCATGATCGGAGTCATGGTGGCGCCTGACATTGGAGTGATTCAACTCAAGCGGCTGCTAGGAGGACTTCGCGAGATTGGCTTTCTGCCGACGTACTACCCGGCACTGGCGTAG
- a CDS encoding NTP transferase domain-containing protein has protein sequence MNDAGADQVVILAAGLGSRLMPITAEIPKALVPVAGVPIIQRSLATLARCGLKRAIIVVGYRAEQIRESLAKWSPLEEVHFIETDCYRSKNNSTSLWAAREFLTCNTLIMDGDTILSDTIIKRTQAEPAHCVIPVDHIPDNSTSGAVVRLADDFAVEHFQVIAKGGLSELSHGNWWKTLSIYKLSASFCQEHLVSSLRECASAQSGEAFYEEYIARSLTASRMRARGVICSRSRWIEIDTPADLAAAEQMFAESKIW, from the coding sequence ATGAATGATGCCGGTGCAGATCAAGTTGTCATACTTGCAGCTGGGCTTGGCAGCCGATTGATGCCGATCACGGCAGAGATCCCCAAAGCGCTCGTGCCGGTTGCCGGAGTCCCAATTATCCAACGATCTCTGGCGACGCTGGCTCGGTGTGGCCTGAAGCGCGCGATCATCGTAGTCGGCTATCGCGCAGAGCAAATAAGGGAAAGTCTAGCCAAGTGGAGTCCGCTGGAAGAGGTGCACTTCATTGAAACGGACTGCTACCGATCTAAAAACAACTCGACCTCCCTTTGGGCGGCGCGTGAGTTCCTAACTTGCAATACGCTCATTATGGACGGCGATACTATTCTTAGTGATACGATCATCAAACGCACCCAAGCGGAGCCTGCCCACTGTGTGATACCCGTTGACCATATACCTGACAATTCGACCTCTGGTGCAGTCGTCCGCCTTGCTGACGACTTCGCTGTAGAGCATTTTCAAGTTATTGCGAAAGGAGGCCTCAGCGAGCTTTCGCATGGCAACTGGTGGAAGACTCTCAGCATTTACAAGCTCAGTGCGTCATTTTGCCAGGAGCATCTAGTGTCCTCACTGAGAGAGTGCGCTTCCGCGCAATCCGGTGAAGCTTTCTATGAAGAATACATCGCGCGTTCCTTGACCGCTTCCAGAATGCGAGCGCGTGGCGTGATTTGCTCCCGATCACGCTGGATAGAAATCGATACGCCCGCGGACCTTGCAGCCGCGGAGCAAATGTTTGCTGAATCAAAAATCTGGTGA
- a CDS encoding 4'-phosphopantetheinyl transferase family protein: MTFEQQKILAGIRSVETSDEAGLFASEVAGLGRAVAKVHRQSGAARIIARTLLAELGFPPMPILKTRSGVPIWPDGVVGSLAHHDTVAAAAIAEKKTIAALGIDIEPNEPLPEDLIELIATSREQSMYDLDLLRRRDLFVLKEAVYKACFPMNRVFLEFQDVEVDIGAGSAYVAKASCAFSVELVTSKNVLGLAYLGA, encoded by the coding sequence ATGACGTTTGAACAACAGAAGATCCTCGCCGGCATTCGTTCAGTGGAAACCTCCGACGAGGCCGGCTTGTTCGCTTCGGAAGTTGCCGGGTTGGGGCGCGCTGTTGCCAAAGTCCATCGCCAAAGCGGTGCGGCAAGGATTATCGCCCGAACACTCCTTGCCGAACTAGGATTTCCACCGATGCCGATCTTGAAGACGCGATCTGGCGTTCCGATCTGGCCAGATGGCGTTGTTGGATCTTTGGCGCATCATGACACGGTAGCCGCCGCCGCCATTGCAGAGAAGAAAACCATTGCAGCGCTTGGTATCGACATTGAACCTAATGAGCCTCTTCCGGAGGATCTCATTGAATTGATCGCAACTTCCAGGGAGCAAAGCATGTATGACTTAGATCTGCTCCGGCGGAGGGACCTGTTTGTTTTAAAGGAGGCGGTTTATAAGGCGTGTTTTCCAATGAACCGCGTATTCCTGGAATTCCAGGACGTCGAAGTTGATATTGGCGCCGGATCAGCGTACGTGGCAAAGGCCAGTTGTGCTTTTTCGGTTGAGCTCGTTACTTCTAAAAATGTGCTCGGTTTGGCGTATCTAGGCGCCTGA